A window from Micromonospora terminaliae encodes these proteins:
- a CDS encoding ABC transporter substrate-binding protein — MRRRQLLAVALAGAMATGVAACGDSPNANKKNGQAATVLNVGMPNGPQAENNNPFLTTSAAASLGYRWQIYEPLMMWNPVKPADPFKPWLATKAEWSQDYTSVKVTIRDNATWSDGQKVTAEDVAFTYNLVKKYPALNDQGVPYTDATASGNEVTIKMESPQFVNQQKVLWRVPIVPKHIWEKISDPTTDTVKQPVGSGPYTLKSFTPASMTLSVRDKGYWQDLPKVKELRYTSYTDNSAQTTALANGESEWSFVFIPNYQAVFVAKDQEHHKVWAPAILGIHGLYLNTTKKPFDDPALRRAMNMVIDRADIFTTAEAGYFHPQVKSVTGLPSPAGDSFVAPDFKGQEHKVDVEGAKALLTGAGYKLEGNTLKDKTGKAVTIKLTDPAGWSDYQTSLEIVKDNLSKIGIAATIDKANQDAWFRNVEQGNFEATFRWTEGGATPYDIYRTIMDGRQLKPIGTASPAGNFGRFNNKEATDALVAYANATDDAARTTAMNSLQKIFVDQMPMIPVGADNIGGAYSTKNWTGWPDDSNPYGAMQPTQPNAVDVVLHLKPANG; from the coding sequence ATGAGAAGAAGGCAACTCCTCGCCGTCGCGCTGGCCGGCGCGATGGCCACCGGCGTCGCCGCCTGCGGCGACAGCCCGAACGCCAACAAGAAGAACGGCCAGGCGGCCACGGTGCTGAACGTCGGCATGCCGAACGGACCGCAGGCAGAGAACAACAACCCGTTCCTCACCACGTCCGCCGCGGCGTCGCTCGGCTACCGCTGGCAGATCTACGAGCCGCTGATGATGTGGAACCCGGTGAAGCCGGCCGACCCGTTCAAGCCGTGGCTGGCCACCAAGGCCGAGTGGTCGCAGGACTACACCTCGGTGAAGGTCACCATCCGGGACAACGCGACCTGGTCGGACGGGCAGAAGGTCACCGCGGAGGACGTGGCCTTCACCTACAACCTGGTGAAGAAGTACCCGGCGCTGAACGACCAGGGCGTGCCCTACACGGACGCGACCGCCAGCGGCAACGAAGTCACCATCAAGATGGAGAGCCCGCAGTTCGTCAACCAGCAGAAGGTGCTGTGGCGGGTGCCGATCGTGCCCAAGCACATCTGGGAGAAGATCAGCGACCCGACGACCGACACCGTCAAGCAGCCGGTCGGCAGCGGCCCGTACACCTTGAAGTCCTTCACCCCGGCCAGCATGACCCTGTCGGTGCGGGACAAGGGCTACTGGCAGGACCTGCCGAAGGTCAAGGAGCTGCGCTACACCTCCTACACGGACAACAGCGCGCAGACCACCGCCCTGGCCAACGGCGAGTCGGAGTGGAGCTTCGTCTTCATCCCCAACTACCAGGCCGTCTTCGTGGCCAAGGACCAGGAGCACCACAAGGTGTGGGCGCCGGCGATCCTCGGCATCCACGGCCTCTACCTCAACACCACGAAGAAGCCGTTCGACGACCCGGCGCTGCGCCGCGCCATGAACATGGTCATCGACCGCGCCGACATCTTCACCACGGCCGAGGCCGGCTACTTCCACCCGCAGGTGAAGAGCGTGACCGGCCTGCCCAGCCCGGCCGGTGACTCGTTCGTCGCGCCCGACTTCAAGGGCCAGGAGCACAAGGTCGACGTCGAGGGCGCCAAGGCGCTGCTGACCGGCGCCGGCTACAAGCTGGAGGGCAACACCCTCAAGGACAAGACCGGCAAGGCCGTCACCATCAAGCTGACCGACCCGGCCGGCTGGTCCGACTACCAGACCAGCCTGGAGATCGTGAAGGACAACCTCTCGAAGATCGGCATCGCGGCCACGATCGACAAGGCCAACCAGGACGCCTGGTTCCGCAACGTCGAGCAGGGCAACTTCGAGGCGACCTTCCGGTGGACCGAGGGCGGCGCCACGCCGTACGACATCTACCGGACGATCATGGACGGCCGGCAGCTCAAGCCGATCGGCACCGCCTCACCCGCCGGCAACTTCGGCCGCTTCAACAACAAGGAGGCGACCGACGCCCTGGTCGCCTACGCGAACGCGACCGACGACGCGGCGCGCACCACCGCCATGAACTCGCTGCAGAAGATCTTCGTCGACCAGATGCCGATGATCCCGGTCGGCGCGGACAACATCGGCGGCGCGTACAGCACGAAGAACTGGACCGGCTGGCCGGACGACTCGAACCCGTACGGCGCCATGCAGCCCACCCAGCCCAACGCGGTGGACGTGGTCCTGCACCTCAAGCCCGCCAACGGCTGA
- a CDS encoding LacI family DNA-binding transcriptional regulator encodes MPITIADVATRAGVSKTTVSRVLNGKGEVHVRTADRVRAVINALGYVPSARAVGLARGRTRVVGMLVPALTWPWMGEVLQGAADVVEAEGYGMLLFTCTHGDESMRRFASQVSAKSFDGLLVVEPEGTLDYITELHERGLPVILIDDRGHQPGFPSVRTTNEAGARAAATHLLAHGRKRPLVVTGLSRFGCTRERLAGFAAGYADAGLPIDPTLVVEGDFTFECGRVAVEHLLADGVPFDAVFAHNDLSAAGALQALRDAGRRVPEDVAVVGFDDLPLAGHTHPPLSSVRQPLREMGAVAARTLIAHLGGTPLPGTPTVIPTSFTVRASTGAT; translated from the coding sequence GTGCCGATCACCATCGCCGACGTCGCCACCCGTGCCGGGGTGAGCAAGACGACGGTCTCGCGGGTGCTCAACGGCAAGGGCGAGGTGCACGTCCGGACGGCCGACCGGGTCCGCGCGGTCATCAATGCCCTCGGGTACGTGCCGAGCGCCCGGGCGGTCGGCCTGGCCCGCGGGCGTACCCGGGTGGTGGGCATGCTGGTCCCCGCCCTGACCTGGCCGTGGATGGGCGAGGTGCTCCAGGGCGCGGCCGACGTGGTCGAGGCCGAGGGGTACGGCATGCTGCTGTTCACCTGCACCCACGGCGACGAGTCGATGCGGCGGTTCGCCTCCCAGGTCTCCGCGAAGTCCTTCGACGGCCTGCTCGTGGTCGAGCCGGAGGGCACCCTCGACTACATCACCGAGCTGCACGAGCGCGGCCTGCCGGTGATCCTCATCGACGACCGCGGCCACCAGCCCGGCTTCCCGTCGGTGCGGACCACCAACGAGGCCGGCGCGCGGGCGGCAGCGACGCACCTGCTGGCGCACGGGCGGAAGCGGCCGCTGGTCGTCACCGGCCTGAGCCGCTTCGGCTGCACCCGGGAGCGGCTCGCCGGGTTCGCGGCCGGGTACGCCGACGCCGGCCTGCCCATCGATCCCACCCTCGTCGTGGAGGGTGACTTCACCTTCGAGTGCGGGCGGGTCGCGGTGGAACACCTGCTCGCCGACGGCGTGCCGTTCGACGCCGTCTTCGCCCACAACGACCTCTCCGCCGCCGGGGCGCTCCAGGCGCTGCGGGACGCCGGCCGGCGGGTCCCGGAGGACGTGGCGGTGGTCGGCTTCGACGACCTGCCGCTGGCCGGGCACACCCATCCACCGCTGAGCTCGGTGCGCCAGCCGTTGCGGGAGATGGGGGCGGTCGCCGCCCGTACCCTCATCGCCCACCTCGGCGGGACGCCGCTGCCCGGCACCCCGACCGTGATCCCGACCAGCTTCACCGTCCGTGCGTCGACCGGCGCCACCTGA
- a CDS encoding FkbM family methyltransferase, with product MSGLRRSLEAYYGDPARDTAMDAFYAPLIRPGDLVFDIGAHVGDRLGSFRRLGARVVAVEPQPLCTRALHALYADDDRVIVVEAACGARTGPVRLHVNSANPTISTVSAGFLQAADGAGGWAHEVWDAEIEVAGTTLDTLIAAHGVPAFVKIDVEGFEDAVLAGLSRPLPALSFEFTTIERDLAARCLDRLTGLGFTSFTVALGDEMAFALPGWRAADEVAAYLRALPHEANSGDVYARTRPA from the coding sequence ATGTCGGGCCTGCGCCGGTCGCTGGAGGCGTACTACGGCGACCCGGCCCGCGACACGGCGATGGACGCGTTCTACGCACCCCTCATCCGTCCCGGTGACCTGGTCTTCGACATCGGCGCCCACGTGGGCGACCGCCTCGGCAGTTTCCGGCGGCTGGGCGCCCGGGTCGTGGCCGTCGAGCCGCAGCCGCTCTGCACCCGGGCCCTGCACGCCCTCTACGCGGACGACGATCGGGTGATTGTGGTGGAGGCGGCGTGCGGGGCGCGTACCGGGCCGGTGCGGCTGCACGTGAACTCGGCAAACCCCACGATCTCGACGGTGTCGGCGGGGTTCCTGCAGGCGGCCGACGGCGCCGGCGGCTGGGCGCACGAGGTCTGGGACGCCGAGATCGAGGTGGCCGGGACCACCCTCGACACCCTGATCGCGGCGCACGGCGTGCCGGCCTTCGTGAAGATCGACGTGGAGGGCTTCGAGGACGCCGTGCTGGCCGGGCTGAGCCGGCCACTGCCGGCGCTGTCGTTCGAGTTCACCACCATCGAACGCGACCTGGCCGCGCGCTGCCTGGACCGGCTCACCGGGCTGGGGTTCACGTCGTTCACCGTGGCGCTCGGCGACGAGATGGCGTTCGCCCTGCCCGGCTGGCGAGCGGCGGACGAGGTGGCGGCATACCTGCGGGCCCTCCCCCACGAGGCCAACTCCGGCGACGTCTACGCCCGCACCCGCCCGGCGTAG
- a CDS encoding YciI family protein gives MKYLLLKHYRGAPAAVNDVPMDQWTPEEVSAHMQYMRDFATRLEGTGEFVDGQALSPEGTFVRYDGEGRPPVTDGPFAETKDLIAGWMVIDVDSYERALALAGELSAAPGAGGKPIHEWLEVRPFLTEPPTITE, from the coding sequence ATGAAGTACCTGCTGCTCAAGCACTACCGGGGCGCACCGGCGGCGGTCAACGACGTGCCGATGGACCAGTGGACGCCGGAGGAGGTCTCGGCCCACATGCAGTACATGCGGGACTTCGCCACCCGGCTCGAGGGCACCGGCGAGTTCGTCGACGGCCAGGCGCTCTCCCCGGAGGGCACGTTCGTCCGGTACGACGGCGAGGGGCGGCCGCCGGTCACCGACGGCCCGTTCGCGGAGACCAAGGACCTGATCGCCGGCTGGATGGTGATCGACGTCGACAGCTACGAGCGGGCGCTCGCGCTCGCCGGTGAGCTGTCCGCGGCGCCGGGCGCGGGTGGGAAGCCGATCCACGAGTGGCTCGAGGTGCGGCCGTTCCTGACCGAGCCCCCGACCATCACGGAGTGA
- a CDS encoding RNA polymerase sigma factor produces the protein MDEALLRTLTPTVIGILVRRGADFAAAEDAVQDALVEAVRAWPGDPPRDPKGWLVTVAWRKFLDAVRADASRRHREVRVDAEPVPGPVEGEDDTLQLYFLCAHPSLTPASAVALTLRAVGGLTTRQIAEAYLVPEATMAQRISRAKRTVAEVRFDQPGDVATVLRVLYLVFNEGYSGDVDLAGEAIRLTRQLAAAIDHEEVAGLLALMLLHHARRPARTGPDGRLVPLAEQDRSRWNTRLIAEGVEVLQRALARDRLGEFQAQAAIAALHADAPAAEETDWVQIVEWYDELVRLTGSPVARLNRAVAVGEADGARSGLAALATLDPALPRYTAVAAYLHERDGDVVTAARLYAEAARSAASLAERDHLTRQAARLNARLSR, from the coding sequence GTGGACGAGGCCCTGCTGAGGACCCTCACCCCCACCGTGATCGGCATCCTCGTCCGCCGCGGAGCTGACTTCGCGGCGGCCGAGGACGCCGTCCAGGACGCCCTCGTCGAGGCGGTGCGTGCGTGGCCGGGCGACCCGCCGCGCGACCCGAAGGGCTGGCTGGTCACGGTGGCCTGGCGAAAGTTCCTCGACGCCGTTCGCGCCGATGCCTCGCGCCGGCACCGCGAGGTGCGCGTCGACGCCGAGCCGGTGCCCGGCCCGGTCGAGGGGGAGGACGACACGCTCCAGCTGTACTTCCTGTGCGCGCACCCGTCCCTGACACCTGCTTCGGCCGTGGCCCTCACGTTGCGCGCGGTCGGCGGCCTGACCACCCGGCAGATCGCGGAGGCCTACCTGGTGCCGGAGGCGACCATGGCCCAGCGGATCAGCCGGGCCAAGCGGACCGTCGCGGAGGTGCGGTTCGACCAGCCCGGTGATGTCGCCACCGTGCTGCGCGTGCTCTACCTGGTCTTCAACGAGGGCTACTCCGGCGACGTCGACCTCGCGGGCGAGGCGATCCGGCTCACCCGCCAGCTGGCGGCCGCGATCGACCACGAGGAGGTCGCCGGGCTGCTCGCGCTCATGCTGCTCCACCATGCGCGGCGCCCGGCACGGACCGGCCCCGACGGCCGGCTCGTACCCCTCGCCGAGCAGGACCGCAGCCGCTGGAACACCCGGCTGATCGCCGAGGGCGTCGAGGTGCTCCAGCGGGCGCTCGCCCGCGACCGGCTGGGCGAGTTCCAGGCCCAGGCGGCCATCGCCGCGCTCCACGCCGACGCCCCGGCCGCCGAGGAGACCGACTGGGTGCAGATCGTCGAGTGGTACGACGAGCTGGTGCGGCTCACCGGCAGCCCGGTGGCCCGTCTCAACCGGGCCGTCGCGGTCGGCGAGGCCGACGGCGCGCGTTCGGGACTTGCGGCACTGGCGACGCTGGACCCCGCCCTGCCCCGCTACACCGCCGTCGCGGCGTACCTGCACGAGCGGGACGGTGACGTCGTGACCGCTGCCCGGCTCTACGCCGAGGCCGCCCGGTCAGCAGCCAGCCTCGCCGAACGTGACCACCTCACCCGGCAGGCCGCACGGCTCAACGCGCGGCTGAGCCGCTGA
- a CDS encoding YccF domain-containing protein encodes MLRFLLNVLWLVFGGGAVLALGYGVAALICFALVITIPFGVASLRLASYALWPFGRTLVPKPGAGVASGLANVLWVLLAGWWLALSHILAGVALCVTIIGIPFGVANFKLVPAALWPLGQEVVETP; translated from the coding sequence GTGCTTCGCTTCCTGCTGAACGTGTTGTGGCTCGTCTTCGGCGGTGGCGCCGTCCTGGCCCTGGGCTACGGGGTGGCCGCCCTGATCTGCTTCGCGCTGGTGATCACCATCCCGTTCGGGGTGGCCTCGCTCCGCCTGGCCTCGTACGCGCTGTGGCCGTTCGGCCGCACGCTCGTCCCGAAGCCCGGCGCCGGGGTCGCCTCCGGCCTGGCCAACGTGCTGTGGGTGCTGCTGGCCGGCTGGTGGCTGGCCCTGTCGCACATCCTCGCCGGCGTCGCGCTCTGCGTCACGATCATCGGCATCCCGTTCGGGGTGGCCAACTTCAAGCTCGTCCCCGCCGCGCTCTGGCCCCTCGGCCAGGAGGTCGTCGAGACGCCCTGA
- a CDS encoding PucR family transcriptional regulator, protein MADTLLDIEPGLARLAPAVGAQLRGLRTPLHERILETVRAAMRAQGRSLTGGQGRGLALGVRTAVDAFVDAVAEPARDLAATRAVFHELGRTEYREGHRVDALRAVLTLGGREIWAFLVAHTTAAGPAPTDLYVVAGALFGYVDALAGAAAEGYLDEQRDAAQDWATTRRRLITLLVQPQPPADAALRAAADAARWPLPRTVAVLSVDGDDAEHLGRTIGGGAIATVIDDVVRIVLPDPDLPGRLDRARQALTGRRAALGPSVALGRARLSYRISGRALALRRDGVLPADPVVGDEHLLTLVLRWEPGLADHLADACLTPLAGLRPAARRALAETLHGWLRRQGQVVAVAEDLHTHPQTVRYRMRRLRDLFGTDLDDPDRRLVLHLALRHRLGEGRDREGAAAR, encoded by the coding sequence ATGGCGGACACGCTGCTCGACATCGAACCCGGCCTGGCGCGGCTCGCGCCGGCGGTCGGCGCGCAGCTGCGCGGGCTGCGGACCCCGCTGCACGAACGGATCCTCGAGACCGTCCGCGCCGCCATGCGGGCCCAGGGCCGCTCGCTCACCGGCGGGCAGGGGCGCGGGCTGGCCCTCGGCGTGCGTACCGCGGTGGACGCCTTCGTCGACGCGGTGGCCGAGCCGGCCCGCGACCTGGCCGCCACCCGGGCCGTCTTCCACGAGCTGGGCCGCACCGAGTACCGGGAGGGACACCGGGTCGACGCGCTGCGCGCCGTGCTCACCCTCGGCGGCCGGGAGATCTGGGCGTTCCTCGTCGCGCACACCACGGCCGCCGGCCCCGCCCCCACCGACCTGTACGTGGTCGCCGGCGCGCTCTTCGGCTACGTCGACGCCCTCGCCGGCGCCGCCGCCGAGGGCTACCTCGACGAGCAGCGCGACGCCGCGCAGGACTGGGCCACCACCCGGCGGCGGCTCATCACCCTGCTCGTCCAGCCGCAGCCGCCGGCCGACGCCGCGCTGCGCGCCGCCGCCGATGCGGCCCGCTGGCCGCTGCCCCGGACGGTCGCCGTGCTCAGTGTCGACGGCGACGACGCCGAACACCTGGGCCGCACCATCGGCGGCGGCGCGATCGCCACGGTCATCGACGACGTGGTACGGATCGTGCTGCCCGACCCGGACCTCCCGGGACGGCTCGACCGGGCCCGCCAGGCGCTCACCGGCCGGCGGGCGGCGCTCGGGCCGAGCGTGGCGCTGGGCCGGGCGCGGCTGTCGTACCGGATCTCCGGGCGGGCCCTGGCGCTGCGGCGCGACGGGGTGCTGCCCGCCGACCCGGTCGTCGGGGACGAGCACCTGCTCACCCTGGTGCTGCGCTGGGAACCGGGGCTGGCCGACCACCTCGCCGACGCCTGCCTCACGCCACTCGCCGGGCTGCGGCCGGCGGCCCGGCGGGCCCTCGCCGAGACGCTGCACGGCTGGCTGCGCCGGCAAGGGCAGGTGGTCGCCGTGGCCGAGGACCTGCACACCCACCCGCAGACCGTGCGCTACCGGATGCGCCGGCTGCGGGACCTGTTCGGCACGGACCTCGACGACCCCGACCGGCGGCTGGTACTCCACCTCGCCCTGCGCCACCGGCTCGGCGAGGGTCGGGATCGCGAAGGTGCCGCCGCGAGGTGA
- a CDS encoding FAD-binding dehydrogenase, translated as MDTDVIVIGAGLAGLVAAAEAADAGRRVVLLDQEPEQNLGGQAWWSFGGLFLVDSPEQRRMGIRDSVELAWQDWTGSAAFDRPEDHWPRRWAEAYVHFAAGEKRAWLRGMGHRVFPVVSWAERGGGAAHGHGNSVPRFHVTWGTGPGVVEPFARRVRAAAEQGRIRLLFRHRVDELVTSGGAVTGVRGAILAPDDAPRGRPTSRTVVGDFAYGAQAVIITSGGIGGDHDLVRRAWPARLGTPPARMVTGVPAYVDGRMLAVTETAGGQVINPDRMWHYTEGLRNWDPVWPGHGIRILPGPSSLWLDATGERLPAPLFPGFDTLATLRHLRATGHDYSWFVLTQKILEKEFALSGSEQNPDLTNRSVRQVLQRVRPGAPAPVEAFKRHGADFVVADALPELVDGMNKLAAESGGPQLDATALRRVVEARDREIAHPFGKDAQLHAIRGARRYRGDRLIRVATPHRLLDPAAGPLIAVQLHVLTRKTLGGLHTDLSARVLRPDGEPLAGVYAAGEVAGFGGGGMHGYNALEGTFLGGCLFSGRTAGRAAAAAVG; from the coding sequence GTGGATACCGATGTGATCGTGATCGGCGCCGGGCTGGCCGGCCTGGTCGCCGCCGCCGAGGCCGCCGACGCGGGCCGCCGGGTGGTGCTGCTGGACCAGGAACCGGAGCAGAACCTCGGCGGGCAGGCGTGGTGGTCGTTCGGCGGGCTGTTCCTGGTCGACTCGCCGGAGCAGCGCCGGATGGGCATCCGGGACTCCGTGGAGCTGGCCTGGCAGGACTGGACCGGCAGCGCCGCCTTCGACCGCCCGGAGGACCACTGGCCGCGCCGGTGGGCCGAGGCGTACGTGCACTTCGCGGCCGGGGAGAAGCGGGCCTGGCTGCGAGGGATGGGCCACCGGGTCTTCCCGGTGGTGAGCTGGGCCGAGCGGGGCGGGGGAGCGGCGCACGGGCACGGCAACTCGGTGCCCCGGTTCCACGTCACGTGGGGCACCGGCCCGGGTGTGGTCGAGCCGTTCGCCCGGCGGGTCCGCGCCGCCGCCGAGCAGGGCCGGATCCGGTTGCTGTTCCGGCACCGGGTGGACGAGCTGGTCACCAGCGGCGGCGCGGTCACCGGCGTCCGCGGCGCGATCCTGGCGCCCGACGACGCCCCGCGCGGCCGGCCCACCTCACGGACGGTGGTCGGCGACTTCGCGTACGGGGCGCAGGCCGTGATCATCACGTCGGGTGGCATCGGCGGCGACCACGACCTGGTCCGGCGGGCCTGGCCGGCGCGGCTCGGCACCCCACCGGCCCGGATGGTCACCGGCGTGCCCGCGTACGTCGACGGCCGGATGCTCGCCGTCACCGAGACGGCCGGCGGTCAGGTGATCAACCCGGACCGGATGTGGCACTACACCGAGGGACTGCGCAACTGGGACCCCGTCTGGCCCGGCCACGGCATCCGCATCCTGCCCGGGCCGTCCTCGCTCTGGCTCGACGCGACCGGCGAGCGGCTGCCGGCGCCGTTGTTCCCCGGCTTCGACACCCTCGCCACGCTGCGCCACCTGCGGGCCACCGGCCACGACTACAGCTGGTTCGTGCTCACCCAGAAGATCCTGGAGAAGGAGTTCGCGCTCTCCGGCTCCGAGCAGAACCCGGACCTGACCAACCGCAGCGTGCGGCAGGTGCTGCAGCGGGTCCGCCCGGGGGCGCCCGCGCCGGTGGAGGCGTTCAAGCGGCACGGCGCGGACTTCGTCGTCGCCGACGCCCTGCCGGAGCTGGTCGACGGGATGAACAAGCTGGCCGCCGAGAGCGGCGGGCCGCAGCTCGACGCGACGGCGCTGCGCCGGGTCGTCGAGGCCCGGGACCGGGAGATCGCCCACCCGTTCGGCAAGGACGCCCAGCTGCACGCCATCCGCGGCGCCCGCCGTTACCGGGGTGACCGGCTGATCCGGGTCGCCACCCCGCACCGGCTGCTCGACCCGGCTGCCGGCCCGCTGATCGCCGTGCAGCTGCACGTGCTGACCCGCAAGACCCTCGGCGGCCTGCACACCGACCTGTCCGCACGGGTGCTGCGCCCGGACGGCGAGCCCCTCGCCGGGGTGTACGCCGCCGGCGAGGTCGCCGGGTTCGGGGGCGGCGGCATGCACGGCTACAACGCCCTGGAGGGCACGTTCCTCGGCGGCTGCCTCTTCTCCGGCCGCACGGCCGGCCGCGCCGCCGCGGCCGCGGTCGGGTAG